The genomic stretch TTTTGTTCAGGTTAAGTTTTTTACAATTTTTTCATTCCTATTTGGGGTAGGCTTTTATTTATTCATGAAAAGAGCTGAATCGAAAGGATTGAAAATGAGAAGCTTGTTTTTTAGAAGAGCTTTTATTCTATTAATTATTGGTTTGCTTCATTTAATCTTTTTATGGTTTGGAGATATCCTACACCTTTATGCAGTAGGTGGATTTTTACTATTGGCTTTTTATAACCGCATGCCCAAAACTCTCATTAAATGGGCCTTTAGCTTGTTAGCTATTTATTTAGCTCTTTTATCCATAACGTTTTTTATTCCAGTTGATATGATGGACGAACTTGAACTAGGAAATGCAGATGATGTGCTGCCTACATACATTTATATGTATGAAAGCGCTCCTTATCTAGAATGGCTTGCTTATCGAGTAAAACTTGAGGTCATTCCCATTTTACTTAATATCCCATTCACGTTAATACCCGTGTTTGCTTTCTTTTTATTCGGCTTATATGCAGGAAAAAAAGGTATTTTTGAAAATGCCGATTGCGCTCCTTTTATTAAAAAGGTTCAGATAGTAACAGGTTCGCTAAGTATACCTTTTGTCATTTGTTTATTTTTGTTGCTGCAAGGTCTATGGGATGTCGGTGTATACAAATCTTCCGCTACTGACCTCTTTAAAAATTTAAGTGGATTTTCTCTTTGTTTTTTCTATATGGCCACTTTAACTCGATTACTGCAGTTAGATACCTGGAAGAAGCGGCTTGGCTGGCTTCAGTTTGTAGGCCGGATGGCGTTAACCAATTATTTAGCTCAGACCTTCATTTGTTTTATCTTGTTTAACGGCTTTAATTTATACAATCACGTTAGTTTGACCTTGGGTACTGCAATTGCTATTGTAATTTTTATTGCTCAAGTCATTTGGAGCAAAGCATGGTTTAGATTTTTTCAATTTGGTCCAATGGAATGGCTATGGCGTATCCTCACTTATGGGCATAGTTCTCCTCTTAAACGTCAACCAAAAGCAAGCTAAAAAAAAGCGCTGTAGTATGGAAACTACAGCGCTTTTTTCTTTTTTAATGAAGAAAGAAAAATAAAGCTAGACCCAAAAAGAAAAGTGAAAGAATGAATTCAAATGTCCACTGCCACTTTTCTCGTTTTAAAATGATATGTTCAATTGCAGAAAGAAATGAGGTTGCGCTTACACACACTAAAATAAAGCTAAGCTGACTTACGGTAAACTTTGTTATGAAGCTGATAATAAGCAAAGTAGCAACAACTAAAAACAAAGTGAGCTGAACGGCAAATACCCATTTAATTCTTTGCTTGTACCCATCCTTTAACGCTTGTAATAAATCATTGCTAATCACAACTTTACTCCTTTATACATTTAAAACGACTACGATTTTATCGAGACATAAATATCAACCTGACTGAAATCTGGATCAATGCAGCGCTCATCATAGAGCTCGAAATCCAAAACGAACGCTCGCTCATTCTTATTGGACCACTCCCATATGTATGACCAAGCATCTAAAACCACTTGCTTAGCGGGACCGATAGCTGTAGTAAACACCATATACTCACCCGCTGGAATGGTAAACTCTTGCATTTCTTCTCTTAGCTCTCCACCTGGTGTAACTTCATATCCAAGTGCAAACGTAAATTCAATTGGATTCAACAATTCATAATCTGCATATAACGCAAACATCTTTCCATTTACTTTATTGGCAATTTTATTAGCCATTTGTTGCTTGTAAAACATGTCCCAATGGGCTGGAATTGTTCCCGTTCCTTTTTCTTCTGCCCGATCCGTTGTACGAATAGGAACCCCTACTACGGTTAGTTCATCAATATAAACTTTCCGCTGGTCTATCACTACATTCGCCAACATGACGACCCCCTGTCACTTCCAAACTCTTTTAATCTCTAAATGAGGGAATTACTTCTTTAATATGAATTTTATTTGTATTCAAACAAAACGTCAACTGGCTAAGTTCACTCTGCTTATAAAAAAAGAGTCTATTTTTAAAGTTTCCTCAATAGGTATAGGATACAAACAAGTAAATCGATAGAGGTGAACTGATGAAACTTATTGAACTAGCAAATATTATTAAGCATAGTGAGCTCACTACTATAGAGCACTTCCCAAAAGAGTTCTATACTGAATATACAATTACTAACCCTATTATTCATATCTCATTAAAAACAAGTCAAACCAAACAGCACGTTATTTCTTTTACTATCTATCTGAAAAAGGAAAAACAATATTGGGCTTCATATGACCACAGCACCGATTCAATTTATGAACTATATTGTAATCTTCATCTACCAGCTTCAATTAAAGAAATTTTCCTTCACATGGCTAATTGCTAGCTTATACAAATAGACTTAACGTTTGTTTATCAATTTTTCTCGCATTATCTTTTTCATAGGTTTTGTGAATATGGCGCTTAATTTGTTTTAAGAATGACATTACTTCACCACTTGACATAAAAGCATGATTTAATGATAACGAGTACTTATTGGCCACCCGAAGTTCTTCAGCTCCTACA from Bacillus sp. 1780r2a1 encodes the following:
- a CDS encoding GyrI-like domain-containing protein, yielding MLANVVIDQRKVYIDELTVVGVPIRTTDRAEEKGTGTIPAHWDMFYKQQMANKIANKVNGKMFALYADYELLNPIEFTFALGYEVTPGGELREEMQEFTIPAGEYMVFTTAIGPAKQVVLDAWSYIWEWSNKNERAFVLDFELYDERCIDPDFSQVDIYVSIKS
- a CDS encoding DUF418 domain-containing protein, with translation MKGSPIKPSERIITLDVIRGFALLGILLVNMPAFHSPDFIHQLYAIDVGYEGLDAIIYAFLQLFVQVKFFTIFSFLFGVGFYLFMKRAESKGLKMRSLFFRRAFILLIIGLLHLIFLWFGDILHLYAVGGFLLLAFYNRMPKTLIKWAFSLLAIYLALLSITFFIPVDMMDELELGNADDVLPTYIYMYESAPYLEWLAYRVKLEVIPILLNIPFTLIPVFAFFLFGLYAGKKGIFENADCAPFIKKVQIVTGSLSIPFVICLFLLLQGLWDVGVYKSSATDLFKNLSGFSLCFFYMATLTRLLQLDTWKKRLGWLQFVGRMALTNYLAQTFICFILFNGFNLYNHVSLTLGTAIAIVIFIAQVIWSKAWFRFFQFGPMEWLWRILTYGHSSPLKRQPKAS